In Paracoccus aminophilus JCM 7686, a single window of DNA contains:
- the rpmC gene encoding 50S ribosomal protein L29, with protein MKAQELTSKTPEQLREQLIALKKEAFNLRFQQATGQLESTARMRAVRRDVARVKTILNQKAAEAAASN; from the coding sequence ATGAAAGCGCAAGAACTGACGTCCAAGACGCCCGAACAACTGCGCGAGCAGCTGATCGCGCTGAAAAAGGAAGCCTTCAACCTGCGTTTCCAGCAGGCCACCGGCCAGCTCGAGTCGACCGCCCGCATGCGCGCCGTCCGTCGTGACGTTGCTCGTGTGAAAACCATTCTGAACCAGAAAGCGGCGGAAGCCGCGGCGTCGAACTAA
- the rplX gene encoding 50S ribosomal protein L24, with translation MAAKLKKGDKVVVLAGKDKGKQGEITAVFPKENKAVVDGVNIAIRHQRQTQTTQGGRISKAMPIDLSNLALMDKNGKATRVGFRVEGDQKIRFAKTTGEAI, from the coding sequence ATGGCTGCCAAGCTGAAAAAGGGCGACAAGGTCGTCGTGCTGGCCGGCAAGGACAAAGGCAAGCAAGGTGAAATCACCGCCGTGTTCCCGAAAGAGAACAAAGCGGTCGTCGATGGCGTCAACATCGCCATCCGTCACCAGCGTCAAACCCAGACGACCCAGGGCGGCCGCATCTCGAAAGCGATGCCGATCGACCTGTCGAATCTGGCTCTGATGGACAAAAACGGCAAAGCGACCCGCGTTGGCTTCCGTGTGGAAGGCGACCAGAAGATCCGTTTCGCCAAGACCACTGGGGAGGCGATCTGA
- the rpsQ gene encoding 30S ribosomal protein S17, translated as MPKRILQGKVVSDKNEQTVTVLVERRFKHPVLHKIVRSSKKYRAHDAENQFKTGDTVRIIECAPISKTKRWTVLVDEAQAS; from the coding sequence ATGCCCAAGCGCATCCTGCAAGGCAAAGTGGTCAGCGATAAAAACGAACAGACCGTCACGGTTCTGGTCGAGCGCCGCTTCAAGCACCCCGTGCTGCACAAAATCGTCCGGAGCTCGAAGAAATATCGCGCTCATGACGCTGAAAACCAGTTCAAGACCGGTGACACCGTTCGCATCATCGAATGTGCACCGATTTCGAAGACGAAACGCTGGACCGTTCTCGTTGACGAAGCTCAGGCTTCGTGA
- the rplN gene encoding 50S ribosomal protein L14 translates to MIQMQTNLDVADNSGARRVQCIKVLGGSHRRYASVGDIIVVSVKEAIPKGRVKKGDVRKAVVVRTAKEVKREDGTSIRFDRNAAVILNNQGEPVGTRIFGPVVRELRAKNFMKIISLAPEVL, encoded by the coding sequence ATGATCCAGATGCAGACCAATCTGGATGTTGCTGACAACTCCGGCGCTCGCCGGGTTCAGTGCATCAAGGTTCTGGGCGGCTCGCATCGCCGCTACGCATCCGTGGGCGACATCATCGTGGTGTCGGTCAAGGAGGCGATTCCGAAGGGTCGTGTGAAGAAAGGTGACGTCCGCAAGGCTGTCGTCGTTCGCACCGCCAAAGAAGTGAAGCGTGAAGACGGGACGTCGATCCGTTTTGACCGCAACGCCGCTGTCATCCTGAACAACCAGGGCGAGCCGGTCGGTACCCGTATCTTCGGGCCGGTGGTTCGTGAGCTGCGCGCGAAGAACTTCATGAAGATCATCTCGCTCGCGCCGGAGGTGCTGTAA